In the Pirellulales bacterium genome, CGCTTTTGCATGATTTAGTCTATGGACGCCCACACGATTCAAAAAACTTCCAGCAGCCACCCCCTTATTTTCCATCGACCCTCGCCACGCCTCAAACCTCAAAAACACTCGTAAATTCTCGATCCATTTCGCTTCCGCCCGCCGATTTTTTGCGCACCCCCCCGGAAATGAACCGGAAATGAATTCCGCGAAAACCTTCACGGCGCTCGGGCAAAACGCACTTTTCCCGCCCCTTCATTTCCACCACAAAAATTATTTTCCGAAATCGCACGATGACACCAAACGCAAATTCCCCGAGAATCACCAACGACTAAACGAAGCACGCCGCTTCTGCTGCTCATCATTCATCTTCCATAATAGCTGCGGTAGCCGAATTGGCCGCTATAACCGGAATTGTTATCGCTGCGAAACCCATAGCCGCCAAAATAGCCATTGCTGCTGCTATAGGGGTTGACGGGATTGACGAAACGATTGGCGAAGGAGGTTGGCGACTGAAATTTGGCGGCATCATAGCGATTCCAATGGTTACCTCGATAATACACCCAAAAGTTGCCCGGCATCCAATACCACCATTCGCCGTTGTGGAAGCGAAATCGCCAGCGGTCGTTGGCGCGGTCTTGCCGCTGATCGCGATGTGCTTGACGGGCGCCTTGCTGCCGATCGCGTAGCTCCCGGCGAGCGGCGTCACGGTCGCTGTCTTGTCCGGCAGTATCGACGCTAGCGGGCGGCTTAGCTGCACCCGATTGGCTGACTTGCGGTGGGTCGGCCGGAGAGTTGGCGACGGTCGGTGGTACTCCAAGTTTCTCATCGGCTGTCGGATCGACCAGGTTCGCATGTTTGTTCTCTCTTGCGACAACTGGTGAACGGGCGACGGCTGCTTGATCGCTAGGTGTTGCATCGGCCATGGGATGGCTGTCGCCGACGCTTGGGGAGTCGATTTGGCCCGCCGCAGTCACGGCGATCGCAAATTCAGCAATGGCAACCCAGAAATATGACAAAGCCTTCATATTCGTTCTCCGTTGATTGTGCGAATGGCACGCATCTTTGTCTGCTGAATGCAACGCTTGTGCCATTGCGCGCGAAGCGACGGTTTGATCGATCAAACTCGCGTTGTCGGACTAATTTCCAGTGGTTCTCCCTGATCGGCTGGCAACGCTCCTATCGTCGTCGTACGAAGCGCTTGGCTGTAGTTGGTGCATTTGTGGTCAATGGACGCTGCTCGAGATCCGATCTACACGGCACTTGGCCGGCCAGTTGCTATAATCAGGTTGCTTCGCAACAATGGAATTGGACGCACTGCCAATGGTCTACTGGCACACCGCTGTTAAGGTATGCCAATTGGCTTGCAACCCTTCGCACAGGAAAACCTGCATGGCCACCATCCTGGTCGTCGATGATGACCGCTCCGTCGTCCATTTGATCGAGAACGCCTTTCGCGGTCAGGCTGAAATTGAAGTTGTAGCGGCCAGTTCGGCCCAACAGGGAGTCGAGCAACAGAAGCGAACACCGGCGGACGTGGTGCTGCTCGATGTCATGTTGCCCGATATGTCGGGTCTTGATGTTTACCAACAAATCCGAGCCATCGACGGCAAATTGCCGGTGATTTTTATCACCGTCGACGACACCAGCGCAACCGCCATCGAGGCGATGAAACGTGGAGCGTTCGACTATTTGGTGAAGCCGCTCGACTTGGCGATGGTGCGAGAATTGGTTGGCAAAGCGCTGGAAATGCGCCGCTTGATGCATGTGCCGGTGAACTTGCAAGCGCAAGGAGAAATCAAGGCGGACGGCGAAGCGCTGGTCGGCCGAACGCCGCAGATGCTCGAAGTCTATAAAGCGGTCGGTCGAGTGGCGCCGCAACACGTGACTGTACTCATCCGCGGCGAGAGCGGCACCGGCAAGGAGCTAGTTGCGCGGGCGATCTACCACTATAGCCAGCGGGCAAAAGGTCCGTTTCTGGCCGTCAACTGTGCGGCACTGACGGAAACGCTGTTGGAAAGCGAGCTATTTGGGCACGAAAAAGGTTCATTTACCGGAGCGACGAGCCAGCGCATCGGTAAATTCGAGCAATGCAACGGTGGAACGATTTTTCTCGATGAAGTCGGGGATATGTCGCCCGTGATGCAAAGCAAAGTATTGCGCGTGCTGCAAGAGCAGCGATTCGAGCGCGTCGGCGGCACGAGCACAATTCAGACTGACTTGCGAATCATTGCCGCGACGAATCGCAATCTCGATCAAATGGTCGCCAAGGGCGAATTTCGCGAGGATTTGTTTTACCGACTCAACGGCTTTACGATTCGGCTGCCGGCGCTGCGCGAGCGGAAAGACGACGTGTTAGCGCTGCTGGAATGGTTCCTTGCTCGATTCCGCAACGAGCTTCGCAAAGACGTTCACGGTATTTCTCCCGAAGCGCTGGAAATGCTGATTCAATACTCTTGGCCGGGTAATGTGCGGCAATTGCAAAGCGTGCTGAAGCAAGCGATGGTGCAAGCGACCGGACCGGTTTTGATCGCCGAATTCTTCCCCCCCGAACTGCACACCGCGGAAGCAAACAAGTCGCTGGCGGCCGACGATGTCGAAGGCCGGCTGCCGTTGGAAAAACTAGTGGAAGAGCGGCTTCGCGCCGGATCTCGTGAGATCTATGCTGAGGCACTGGAGGCCATGGAACGTACACTTTTGACCATGGTGCTCAGTCAAACGGCCGGTAATCAATCGCGTGCGGCCGAAGCGCTAGGTATTACGCGCGGTAGCTTGCGCAACAAAATTCGCTCGCTAGGCATTACGATCGGCCGAACGATTCATCTCGACGAAGAAAAGGAGGAAACTGAGGCGGTAGCCGTCTCTTGAATCGCGGCATAGTTTCTGTTCGCGCAAGGATCATGGAGACCGTGATTGCAGCGCAACGCACGTTACGAATGGACGTCGCGTCGTGGAAACAGTTGGCCCACGCGACAAACGATTGAGCAGCGACCGAAATTTAACTATGGTAGGATTGCCGTCTTGGCTTCGACTTGATTCTTGTCGTCAGACTTCACTTCCCAACGCTCACCAAAAAATCCTGCGGCGACGATTTTACCGGGGCGGTCGAAGTCTGGTGGAGTGCGCACGTCAATGATCGCCCAATCGGGCAACCGCGACACTTGGCGAGCATTGCTGAAGTAGCAATCGTTCTCGCGGAAGGTGAAGCCGCTGTTGAGAACGACGTAGCGCGTTGGATTGAGCGGATTGGGGTAAATCATCACCGGCACATGGTCGTTAGCCGCAAACTCTTGTCTGCCGATTACCACCTTGTCTCCTTGCCACTGGAAAGGCAGCTTGTCGGCGATCCGCTGAATGACGGCGTTACTCTCGGCGTCTCCCCAGAGAATAAGATTTGCTCCTGCAATGTCGTCATCAGTAACCTGCGTGTCGTCCTTGACTCGCGGCTTGCCGCGGAATTGCGTTCGCCATTGGCGAATCGCTCGTGGCAGTTCGCTTTCGACCCAATTGGCGACTTGCTGGCGCGACGACCTGCCGCTGGGCCGCACGATCACGAACGAATCCATCAATGCATCGTCGATCGGCCCCTGCAAATTGTGCCGCTTCCGTAATCCTGCCGCTTCACGCGCGCCGAGTTGCCATTTGCCTTCGTCGTCCCGAGATGCCTGGCAAGTAAACGACCGATCCGAAAGGGTCCGCGGGCCATCGAGTTCTTGATCATCGATCGTCAAGGGCACACTGGTAGTCACGTCGAACGGCGACCAGCCTGGCGGAAACTCCAATTTCAAATCGGTGACATTCTGAGTCGAAATAAAAATCTCTCCATCAGAGCCAATTTCGGCCGCCACGCGAGCTTCCTTCCAATGTTCTTCCAAACCCTCAACGATCAGCCACGCCATGCGATGGTACTTCAATGTGTACGTGACGAAATTGATCGCGGAGGGAACTCGCTCTCGGCCCAATTCGGCAATGCTGTCCACTGCCTCGGCCACAATGCGTTTCGAACCGGGATGATACCGATGCTCGGTTTCAGGACCGATGATGTGACGCAATTTGATCCCTTCGGCCGCGAGAGCCTGTTCCATAATTTCGGCCGCTTGACGCTGTTTATCGCGTTCGCCAGTATAGGCAATCGTGGGGCAATGAAAGAGGTTGAGCGCCCAGTCGTTTGCATCGTAAAGATGGAACAGCTTTCGCTGCCACACCGGCATCGCCGCCAGATCGTCGGGGGGGATTTTCAGGTATTCGATCGACTCTGCGAAACCGGCCCCCGGATTGGCCGCCACCCAGCGATCGGCATAATGCACGGCCAAGTGCCAACAACCGGCACCCCCCATCGAAAAGCCGCGGATGGCAATACGATCGTTGTCGATGCGATACTGTCTTTTCACCGCTTCGATGGCTTCCCAGACATCGACTTCGCCGGCGAATTTGAAGGCATTGCAAAAGCGGCCATAGGGATGGAGCACGATCGTGGCTGGCGGCGTGAACTCGCCGATCCGACGTTCACGTTCGCCAATAAAGTTGACTTCGCTCAGTTTTTCGTTGCGGCCATGCAGCCAAACATCGAGGCGGAATTTATCGTTGCCGCCGGGACGATAAGACTCAGGCACGACCAATCCGAAAGGTTGCACCGAGCCGTCGATCCGCGAGGTGTAGCCGCGCACGACCAGTCCGGCTGCTTTTGT is a window encoding:
- a CDS encoding prolyl oligopeptidase family serine peptidase; translated protein: MTGQQRSKIAAILGLWTLLSTAAASPPRDLNRPLTQIPPPGIELAAADRTELQDSLASLDQLIAQLIQQQSEPIKSLLPDVEIFSSAVRTSLEHDEFFAAAEISQAKELLKEGIQRAKMLLDNRSPWTKAAGLVVRGYTSRIDGSVQPFGLVVPESYRPGGNDKFRLDVWLHGRNEKLSEVNFIGERERRIGEFTPPATIVLHPYGRFCNAFKFAGEVDVWEAIEAVKRQYRIDNDRIAIRGFSMGGAGCWHLAVHYADRWVAANPGAGFAESIEYLKIPPDDLAAMPVWQRKLFHLYDANDWALNLFHCPTIAYTGERDKQRQAAEIMEQALAAEGIKLRHIIGPETEHRYHPGSKRIVAEAVDSIAELGRERVPSAINFVTYTLKYHRMAWLIVEGLEEHWKEARVAAEIGSDGEIFISTQNVTDLKLEFPPGWSPFDVTTSVPLTIDDQELDGPRTLSDRSFTCQASRDDEGKWQLGAREAAGLRKRHNLQGPIDDALMDSFVIVRPSGRSSRQQVANWVESELPRAIRQWRTQFRGKPRVKDDTQVTDDDIAGANLILWGDAESNAVIQRIADKLPFQWQGDKVVIGRQEFAANDHVPVMIYPNPLNPTRYVVLNSGFTFRENDCYFSNARQVSRLPDWAIIDVRTPPDFDRPGKIVAAGFFGERWEVKSDDKNQVEAKTAILP
- a CDS encoding sigma-54-dependent Fis family transcriptional regulator — encoded protein: MATILVVDDDRSVVHLIENAFRGQAEIEVVAASSAQQGVEQQKRTPADVVLLDVMLPDMSGLDVYQQIRAIDGKLPVIFITVDDTSATAIEAMKRGAFDYLVKPLDLAMVRELVGKALEMRRLMHVPVNLQAQGEIKADGEALVGRTPQMLEVYKAVGRVAPQHVTVLIRGESGTGKELVARAIYHYSQRAKGPFLAVNCAALTETLLESELFGHEKGSFTGATSQRIGKFEQCNGGTIFLDEVGDMSPVMQSKVLRVLQEQRFERVGGTSTIQTDLRIIAATNRNLDQMVAKGEFREDLFYRLNGFTIRLPALRERKDDVLALLEWFLARFRNELRKDVHGISPEALEMLIQYSWPGNVRQLQSVLKQAMVQATGPVLIAEFFPPELHTAEANKSLAADDVEGRLPLEKLVEERLRAGSREIYAEALEAMERTLLTMVLSQTAGNQSRAAEALGITRGSLRNKIRSLGITIGRTIHLDEEKEETEAVAVS